The Papaver somniferum cultivar HN1 chromosome 3, ASM357369v1, whole genome shotgun sequence genome includes a region encoding these proteins:
- the LOC113355513 gene encoding cytochrome c, with protein sequence MATFQEAPPGDVKAGEKIFKTKCAQCHTVEKGSGHKQGPNLNGLFGRQSGTTAGYSYSAANKNKAVNWEENTLYDYLLNPKKYIPGTKMVFPGLKKPQERADLIAYLKQSTA encoded by the exons ATGGCTACTTTCCAAGAAGCTCCACCTGGTGATGTTAAGGCTGGGGAAAAGATCTTCAAGACTAAGTGCGCTCAGTGCCATACGGTTGAGAAAGGATCTGGTCACAAACAAG GGCCTAACCTGAATGGTCTGTTCGGAAGGCAGTCTGGAACAACTGCTGGTTACTCTTACTCAGCTGCTAACAAGAACAAGGCTGTGAACTGGGAAGAGAATACACTTTATGATTACTTGCTTAACCCCAAAAAG TACATTCCTGGAACAAAGATGGTTTTCCCAGGGCTGAAGAAGCCTCAGGAGCGAGCCGACCTTATTGCTTACCTGAAGCAATCAACTGCCTAA